One stretch of Janibacter limosus DNA includes these proteins:
- a CDS encoding SulP family inorganic anion transporter has product MPPATDTTSPEISVRAALRSPRLLRTEVLGGLVVALALIPEAISFSIIAGVDPRVGLFASFTMAVSIAFLGGRPAMISAATGAVALVIAPLMHEHGYDYLIATVLLAGVIQIALGLAGAARLMRFIPRQVMVGFVNALAILIFIAQIPHLVDVPWLVYPMIVVGIAIIVQFPRLTAVIPAPLIAIVALTAFVLLGGISVPDVADQGQLPDSLPALFLPDVPLTWQTLQIIGPYALAMALVGLLESLLTAKLVDDITDTHSDKTREACGQGAANVITGFFGGMGGCAMIGQTMINVKASGARTRISTFLAGVFLLVLVVGFGDIVGLIPMAALVAVMIMVSVGTFDWHSIRPATLRRMPKSETTVMLATVAVTVTTHNLAIGVVVGVLVAMVLFARRVAHLTQTHREIVEDEGGVTAVYRVTGELFFASSNDLYTQFDYIGDPPRVRIDLTDSHIWDASTVAALDAIVTKYERKGKSVEVTGLNAASAERHDRLSGDLGMH; this is encoded by the coding sequence ATGCCTCCTGCCACCGACACCACGTCCCCCGAGATCTCCGTGCGGGCGGCACTGCGCTCCCCGCGGTTGCTGCGCACCGAGGTCCTCGGCGGGCTCGTCGTCGCGCTGGCCCTGATCCCCGAGGCGATCTCCTTCTCGATCATCGCCGGGGTGGACCCGCGGGTGGGGCTCTTCGCGTCCTTCACCATGGCGGTGTCGATCGCCTTCCTCGGCGGCCGACCGGCGATGATCTCGGCGGCCACGGGTGCCGTCGCGCTCGTCATCGCCCCGCTCATGCACGAGCACGGCTACGACTACCTCATCGCGACCGTCCTGCTCGCCGGTGTCATCCAGATCGCGCTCGGGCTGGCCGGCGCGGCGAGGCTGATGCGCTTCATCCCCCGCCAGGTGATGGTCGGCTTCGTCAACGCGCTGGCCATCCTCATCTTCATCGCGCAGATCCCCCATCTCGTCGACGTGCCGTGGCTCGTCTACCCGATGATCGTGGTCGGCATCGCGATCATCGTCCAGTTCCCCCGGCTCACGGCCGTCATCCCCGCGCCGCTCATCGCGATCGTCGCGCTCACCGCCTTCGTCCTGCTGGGCGGCATCAGCGTCCCGGACGTCGCCGACCAGGGACAGCTGCCCGACAGCCTGCCGGCGCTCTTCCTCCCCGACGTACCGCTCACCTGGCAGACCCTGCAGATCATCGGCCCCTACGCCCTGGCCATGGCCCTCGTCGGCCTGCTCGAGTCGCTGCTCACGGCCAAGCTCGTCGACGACATCACCGACACCCACTCCGACAAGACGCGCGAGGCCTGCGGCCAGGGCGCGGCCAATGTCATCACCGGGTTCTTCGGCGGCATGGGCGGCTGCGCGATGATCGGGCAGACGATGATCAACGTCAAGGCGTCGGGGGCGCGCACCCGGATCTCGACCTTCCTTGCCGGGGTCTTCCTGCTGGTCCTCGTCGTCGGCTTCGGCGACATCGTCGGCCTCATCCCGATGGCCGCGCTCGTCGCCGTGATGATCATGGTCTCCGTCGGCACCTTCGACTGGCACTCGATCCGCCCCGCCACCCTGCGCCGCATGCCGAAGTCCGAGACCACCGTCATGCTCGCCACCGTCGCCGTCACCGTGACGACCCACAACCTCGCGATCGGTGTCGTCGTCGGCGTGCTCGTGGCGATGGTCCTCTTCGCCCGCCGCGTCGCTCACCTCACGCAGACCCACCGCGAGATCGTGGAGGACGAAGGGGGCGTCACCGCCGTCTACCGCGTCACCGGTGAGCTCTTCTTCGCCTCGAGCAACGACCTCTACACGCAGTTCGACTACATCGGCGACCCGCCGCGGGTGCGCATCGACCTCACCGACAGCCACATCTGGGACGCCTCCACCGTCGCGGCGCTCGACGCGATCGTCACCAAGTACGAGCGCAAGGGCAAGAGCGTCGAGGTCACCGGGCTCAACGCGGCGAGCGCCGAGCGCCATGACCGGCTCAGCGGTGACCTCGGGATGCACTGA
- a CDS encoding DUF2809 domain-containing protein, which yields MAGTAFVACVLVELVQLTGVPARLPALSLLLGSGFDTRDIGWYAVGSLVGAGLMVLAHAATQRHSATRRHSA from the coding sequence GTGGCCGGGACGGCCTTCGTCGCGTGCGTGCTCGTCGAGCTGGTCCAGCTGACGGGTGTCCCGGCGCGGCTGCCCGCCCTGAGCCTGCTACTCGGGTCGGGCTTCGACACCCGGGACATCGGCTGGTACGCGGTGGGGAGCCTCGTCGGCGCCGGGCTGATGGTGCTCGCGCACGCTGCGACTCAACGACACAGCGCGACTCGACGACACAGCGCGTGA
- a CDS encoding 2'-5' RNA ligase family protein: MPGHTVLQLPAPALEGWVRERPRHYDEAFVSADPDFGHAHITALAPFAPSPTAEQLATIAGIAAATAPITVRLSEIGEFPDGIIHLRPEPEGPLRALTEALVVAFPEHPPYEGRFGPSPVPHLTLDAASDGVDVGSTRALLAGLVPVPCMLTELQLAWWESGRCHVMQRWPLRTAG; the protein is encoded by the coding sequence GTGCCCGGCCACACCGTCCTGCAGCTGCCCGCCCCCGCCCTCGAGGGCTGGGTGCGGGAGCGCCCCCGCCACTACGACGAGGCCTTCGTCTCGGCCGACCCCGACTTCGGCCATGCGCACATCACGGCACTGGCCCCCTTCGCCCCCTCACCGACAGCGGAGCAGCTGGCGACGATCGCCGGCATCGCGGCCGCCACTGCGCCGATCACGGTGCGGCTGAGCGAGATCGGCGAGTTCCCCGACGGGATCATCCACCTGCGGCCGGAGCCGGAGGGCCCCCTTCGCGCACTGACCGAGGCCCTCGTGGTGGCCTTCCCCGAGCACCCTCCCTACGAAGGGAGGTTCGGCCCGAGCCCGGTCCCGCACCTCACGCTCGACGCCGCCAGCGACGGGGTGGACGTCGGCTCCACGCGGGCGCTGCTCGCCGGCCTGGTGCCGGTGCCGTGCATGCTCACCGAGCTGCAGCTGGCCTGGTGGGAGAGCGGTCGCTGCCACGTCATGCAGCGGTGGCCGCTCAGGACAGCAGGCTGA
- a CDS encoding maleylpyruvate isomerase family mycothiol-dependent enzyme: MNPMGDVWELVHAERAALADDLERLTEEQWREPSLCEGWSVHDVAAHLVANARTTPFGIVVDMARARGNFDRQTQQGVQRNQGATPRETLSRLREVAPRRTGPPAPVDSRLVEEVVHGEDIRRPLGIWHDYAAESIERALRYQARVSEGLGGGRQRAERVTLHADDMELSIGDGPQVHGPALALLLVISGRTAALADLEGPGLSLLS, from the coding sequence ATGAACCCCATGGGAGATGTCTGGGAACTGGTCCACGCCGAGCGGGCAGCGCTCGCCGACGATCTCGAGCGCCTGACCGAGGAGCAGTGGCGCGAGCCCTCGCTCTGCGAGGGCTGGAGCGTCCACGACGTCGCGGCGCACCTCGTGGCCAACGCGCGGACCACTCCCTTCGGCATCGTGGTCGACATGGCACGGGCGCGGGGCAACTTCGACCGGCAGACCCAGCAGGGGGTGCAGCGCAACCAGGGCGCCACGCCGCGCGAGACGCTCAGCCGGCTGCGTGAGGTCGCCCCGCGCCGCACCGGCCCGCCTGCGCCGGTGGACAGCCGGCTCGTCGAGGAGGTGGTGCACGGTGAGGACATCCGCCGGCCGCTCGGCATCTGGCACGACTACGCCGCCGAGAGCATCGAGCGGGCCCTGCGCTACCAGGCGCGCGTCTCCGAGGGGCTGGGCGGCGGTCGTCAGCGGGCCGAGCGGGTCACGCTGCACGCTGACGACATGGAGCTGTCGATCGGTGACGGACCCCAGGTCCATGGACCGGCGCTCGCCCTCCTCCTGGTGATCTCGGGCCGCACCGCGGCGCTGGCCGACCTCGAGGGGCCGGGCCTCAGCCTGCTGTCCTGA
- a CDS encoding class I SAM-dependent methyltransferase has translation MAPEQSEWMRIVAEDPHHSQWYIDRFREMAARGHDLDGEARLVDAMLPRRARVLDAGCGPGRVGGRLHELGHDVTGADVDPALVAAAQEDHPGPRWVVSDLSSLDLRDDNGERTPFDLIVCAGNVMTFLAPSTRGDVLAGFADHLAEGGRAVIGFGADRGYAFDDFLSDATEAGLHEQVRLGGWALEPWTQDAGFMLSILGR, from the coding sequence ATGGCACCTGAGCAGAGCGAGTGGATGCGGATCGTCGCGGAGGACCCCCACCACTCCCAGTGGTACATCGACCGTTTCCGCGAGATGGCCGCGCGAGGCCATGACCTCGACGGCGAGGCCCGCCTCGTCGACGCGATGCTCCCGCGCAGGGCCCGGGTCCTCGACGCCGGCTGCGGTCCCGGCCGAGTCGGCGGCCGGCTGCACGAGCTCGGCCACGACGTCACCGGCGCCGACGTCGACCCCGCCCTCGTCGCCGCCGCGCAGGAGGACCACCCGGGTCCCCGCTGGGTCGTCAGCGACCTGTCCTCGCTCGACCTGCGCGACGACAACGGGGAGCGGACTCCCTTCGACCTCATCGTGTGCGCGGGCAATGTCATGACCTTCCTCGCGCCGAGCACCCGCGGGGATGTGCTGGCCGGCTTCGCCGACCACCTCGCGGAGGGAGGGCGCGCGGTCATCGGCTTCGGCGCGGACCGCGGCTATGCCTTCGACGATTTCCTCTCGGACGCGACCGAGGCGGGCCTGCACGAGCAGGTCCGCCTCGGTGGGTGGGCTCTGGAGCCCTGGACCCAGGACGCTGGCTTCATGCTCAGCATCCTGGGCCGCTGA
- a CDS encoding putative transporter small subunit, with product MSITALTVYVLIWPVIVAVILAVLCVGFHKEWRAAKKEGRRII from the coding sequence ATGTCCATCACAGCACTGACCGTCTACGTCCTCATCTGGCCCGTCATCGTGGCCGTCATCCTCGCCGTCCTCTGCGTCGGCTTCCACAAGGAGTGGCGCGCGGCGAAGAAGGAAGGCCGCCGGATCATCTGA
- a CDS encoding DNA topoisomerase IB, whose translation MPDAVSGYDGVMRHSSPDEPGITRRRRGRGFSHHLPSGRLVDAATRERIDALAVPPAWREVWICTDPAAHLLATGVDDAGRTQYLYHPRWRAARDREKFDRVLELAPLLPRMRRRLRTDLGARGPTRDRVAAAALWLLDTGRLRVGSTAYEADHGTHGVTTLLTDHVHDAGSGVELEFPAKGGQRARVVVTDEDVVRTLRALRRAGRRGEHLLRWRDGSTWQDLGAAAVGDRFRTLVGDAHTVKDLRTWAATVTAAESLAASSWAGVEVEEAVRLAVEAAADSLGDTVTVARDSYVDPRLLDAHRDGRSVRPCRGAPLDHSDAVRRRVERELVELLTGREVR comes from the coding sequence GTGCCTGACGCCGTCAGCGGGTATGACGGCGTCATGCGGCACAGCAGCCCGGACGAGCCGGGGATCACCCGACGTCGGCGGGGGCGTGGCTTCAGCCACCACCTGCCCTCCGGCCGGCTCGTCGATGCGGCCACCCGCGAGCGCATCGACGCGCTGGCGGTGCCGCCCGCGTGGCGCGAGGTGTGGATCTGCACCGACCCCGCCGCGCACCTGCTGGCGACCGGCGTCGACGACGCCGGTCGCACCCAGTACCTCTACCACCCGCGGTGGCGGGCAGCCCGCGACCGCGAGAAGTTCGACCGCGTCCTCGAGCTCGCCCCGCTCCTGCCGCGGATGCGTCGCCGGCTGCGCACCGACCTGGGCGCTCGCGGCCCCACCCGGGACCGGGTCGCCGCGGCTGCCCTGTGGCTGCTCGACACGGGCCGGCTGCGGGTCGGGTCCACCGCCTACGAGGCGGACCACGGGACGCACGGGGTGACCACGCTGCTCACCGACCACGTGCACGACGCCGGGTCGGGCGTCGAGCTGGAGTTCCCGGCGAAGGGAGGGCAGCGCGCCCGCGTCGTCGTCACCGACGAGGACGTCGTGCGGACCCTGCGGGCGCTGCGTCGCGCAGGGCGCAGGGGCGAGCACCTGCTCCGGTGGCGCGACGGGTCGACCTGGCAGGACCTGGGCGCCGCTGCGGTCGGCGACCGCTTCCGCACACTCGTCGGCGACGCCCACACGGTCAAGGACCTGCGCACGTGGGCCGCCACGGTCACCGCGGCCGAGTCGCTGGCGGCCTCCTCGTGGGCGGGGGTCGAGGTCGAGGAGGCCGTGCGTCTCGCCGTGGAGGCAGCGGCCGACTCCCTCGGGGACACGGTCACCGTCGCCCGCGACAGCTATGTCGACCCGCGGCTGCTCGACGCCCACCGCGACGGGCGCAGCGTCCGACCCTGCCGCGGCGCGCCGCTGGACCACAGCGACGCGGTCCGACGACGCGTGGAGCGCGAGCTGGTGGAGCTGCTGACCGGCCGCGAGGTCCGCTGA
- a CDS encoding NRAMP family divalent metal transporter: protein MKKVLGLLLGLLTAIGGFVDIGDIVTAGVVGSRFGLSLTWVLVLGTFSICVFAEMSGRVAAVSGRPTFDLIRERFGPRVGLLNLIGSMAVTLLTFIAEIGGVALALQLATSVNPYLWIPVVAAALWLVFWRVKFSALENTFGLGGLALIVFAVAVWQLSPDWSQLWHEASRAAMPQPEGIPTYWYYAIAIFGATMTPYEVFFFSSGGVEEGWRPKDIPMMRGNVLIGFPLGALLSLAITACAAIVFLPLSVEVGELSQTVLPVGIAFGKIGIAIALLGLFAATFGAACETGLSVGYSACQYFGWQWGKFVEPMRATRFHTILLLLCIIGPGVLLTTVDPIMVTEYSVVFSAIALPLTYLPILIVANDRTYMGDHANGWLANVLGTAVLVPVLVASAAAIPLMIVTRVGQ from the coding sequence ATGAAGAAGGTCCTCGGTCTCCTCCTCGGTCTGCTCACCGCCATCGGGGGATTCGTCGACATCGGTGACATCGTCACGGCCGGCGTCGTCGGGTCCCGCTTCGGCCTGTCGCTCACTTGGGTCCTGGTCCTCGGCACCTTCAGCATCTGCGTCTTCGCGGAGATGAGCGGGCGGGTCGCCGCGGTGAGCGGGCGGCCCACCTTCGACCTCATCCGCGAGCGCTTCGGACCGCGCGTGGGGCTGCTCAACCTCATCGGCTCCATGGCCGTCACGCTGCTGACCTTCATCGCCGAGATCGGTGGCGTCGCCCTCGCGCTGCAGCTGGCGACGAGCGTCAACCCCTACCTGTGGATCCCGGTCGTCGCGGCCGCGCTCTGGTTGGTCTTCTGGCGGGTGAAGTTCTCCGCCCTGGAGAACACCTTCGGCCTCGGAGGCCTGGCGCTCATCGTCTTCGCGGTCGCGGTGTGGCAGCTCTCGCCGGACTGGTCGCAGCTGTGGCACGAGGCCTCCCGGGCCGCGATGCCGCAGCCGGAGGGCATCCCCACCTACTGGTACTACGCGATCGCCATCTTCGGCGCGACGATGACCCCCTACGAGGTCTTCTTCTTCTCCTCCGGCGGGGTCGAGGAGGGCTGGCGGCCCAAGGACATCCCGATGATGCGCGGCAACGTCCTCATCGGATTCCCCCTGGGCGCGCTGCTCTCGCTGGCCATCACGGCCTGCGCCGCCATCGTCTTCCTCCCCCTGTCCGTCGAGGTCGGCGAGCTGAGCCAGACGGTGCTGCCCGTCGGCATCGCCTTCGGCAAGATCGGCATCGCGATCGCGCTGCTCGGGCTCTTCGCCGCGACCTTCGGCGCTGCCTGCGAGACCGGGCTGTCGGTGGGCTACAGCGCCTGCCAGTACTTCGGCTGGCAGTGGGGCAAGTTCGTCGAGCCGATGCGGGCCACGCGCTTCCACACGATCCTGCTCCTGCTGTGCATCATCGGGCCCGGGGTGCTGCTGACGACGGTCGACCCGATCATGGTCACCGAGTACTCCGTGGTCTTCAGCGCGATCGCCCTGCCGCTGACCTACCTCCCGATCCTCATCGTGGCCAACGACCGCACGTACATGGGCGACCACGCCAACGGGTGGCTGGCCAACGTGCTCGGCACGGCCGTGCTCGTCCCGGTCCTCGTGGCCTCGGCGGCCGCGATCCCGCTGATGATCGTGACGAGGGTGGGGCAGTGA
- a CDS encoding zinc-dependent alcohol dehydrogenase has product MKAVTWQAPETLEVVDVPDPQIEEPTDAIVRVTSTAICGSDLHLYGVLAPYLQSGDVLGHEAMGIVEEVGSETGDLAVGDRVVVPFNISCGHCWMCRRGLQSQCETTQVREQAKGAALFGYSSLYGSVPGGQAEYLRVPQAHYGPVRLPQTGTDERYLYLSDVLPTAWQAARYADVGDGDTVVVMGLGPIGQMTARSALQQGAERVIGVDLVDERLAMAAAHGMETVDVRTVDDLPSTIAEMTDGRGADRVVDAVGMEAHGNPVAERVIGATSRMPKPLARKAIETVGIDRLKVLHQCFDVVRRGGTVSLSGVYGGMADPMPLMKMFDKQVTVRMGQANVRRWTDELLEVVSREEDVFDVEGLATHRVPLADAPEAYRTFRDKADGCIKVVLTP; this is encoded by the coding sequence ATGAAGGCCGTGACCTGGCAGGCCCCCGAGACCCTCGAGGTCGTCGACGTCCCCGACCCGCAGATCGAGGAGCCGACCGACGCGATCGTGCGGGTGACGTCGACCGCGATCTGTGGCTCGGACCTGCACCTCTACGGGGTGCTCGCGCCCTACCTGCAGTCCGGGGACGTCCTCGGCCACGAGGCCATGGGCATCGTCGAGGAGGTCGGCAGCGAGACCGGCGACCTCGCCGTCGGTGACCGGGTGGTCGTGCCCTTCAACATCTCGTGCGGGCACTGCTGGATGTGCCGTCGTGGTCTGCAGTCGCAGTGCGAGACGACCCAGGTGAGGGAGCAGGCCAAAGGGGCGGCACTCTTCGGCTACTCGAGCCTCTACGGCTCCGTCCCGGGTGGGCAGGCGGAGTACCTGCGGGTGCCGCAGGCGCACTACGGGCCGGTGCGGCTACCGCAGACCGGGACCGACGAGCGCTACCTCTACCTCTCCGACGTGCTGCCCACCGCGTGGCAGGCGGCGCGCTACGCCGATGTCGGCGACGGCGACACCGTCGTCGTCATGGGTCTGGGCCCGATCGGTCAGATGACTGCGCGATCCGCTCTGCAGCAGGGCGCCGAGCGGGTCATCGGTGTCGACCTCGTCGACGAGCGGCTCGCGATGGCCGCCGCGCACGGCATGGAGACGGTGGACGTGCGCACGGTCGACGACCTCCCTTCGACCATCGCCGAGATGACCGACGGTCGCGGCGCCGACCGGGTCGTCGATGCCGTCGGGATGGAGGCGCACGGCAACCCGGTCGCCGAGCGGGTCATCGGCGCCACGAGCCGGATGCCGAAGCCCTTGGCCCGCAAGGCCATCGAGACCGTCGGGATCGACCGGCTCAAGGTGCTGCACCAGTGCTTCGACGTGGTGCGCCGCGGCGGCACGGTGTCGCTGAGCGGCGTGTACGGCGGCATGGCCGACCCGATGCCGCTGATGAAGATGTTCGACAAGCAGGTGACCGTGCGGATGGGCCAGGCCAATGTCCGTCGGTGGACCGACGAGCTGCTCGAGGTGGTCTCGCGCGAGGAGGACGTCTTCGACGTCGAGGGGCTGGCCACGCACCGCGTCCCGCTCGCCGACGCGCCGGAGGCCTACCGCACCTTCCGCGACAAGGCGGACGGCTGCATCAAGGTCGTGCTCACGCCCTGA
- a CDS encoding pyridoxal phosphate-dependent decarboxylase family protein has product MNPHLLTQDTADDYVAGMSRVTRLVAQHLAADSPSTGASVADLAPVVDGVDLDRPASDLDAALSEVTDVYLRDAIWFHHPSYVAHLNCPVALPAVLAEGIIAAVNTSVDTWDQSAGGTLVEQRLVRWTAGRIGLDEDTADGVFTSGGTQSNLQGLLLARGEAARRTGSTDLTRMRVLATEHSHFSVIKSARIMGLHPSAVIPVPTGATGGMSLVALRTQLEAIRERGEIAMAVVATAGTTDLGVIDPLPGIADLAAEYGAWLHVDAAYGGGLLLSLRRRHLLDGIERADSVTVDFHKTFFQPVSSSAIIVRDAVTLAHVTHHADYLNPRTAVTPNQVDKSLQTTRRFDALKLWMTLRVTGADAVGEMFDEVIDRAHQMWEVLVDDARFEVAAEPMLSTVLLRYRPEGVSAAEADSLNPLIRQALLDRGDVMVAGTVIDGRAWLKFTLLNPDTSLEHLRGILETIAATGDQLLPALRDAALRDGAGAPPQGPDVLDELRLPFETLAARAPQGTGAGVTR; this is encoded by the coding sequence GTGAACCCGCACCTCCTCACCCAGGACACCGCAGACGACTACGTCGCCGGCATGTCACGCGTCACCCGGCTCGTGGCCCAGCACCTCGCTGCCGACTCCCCGTCGACCGGGGCGTCCGTCGCAGACCTCGCGCCCGTCGTGGACGGCGTCGACCTCGACCGGCCCGCCAGCGACCTCGACGCGGCCCTCAGCGAGGTCACCGACGTCTACCTGCGCGACGCCATCTGGTTCCACCACCCGTCATACGTCGCCCACCTCAACTGCCCGGTCGCCCTGCCTGCGGTCCTCGCCGAGGGGATCATCGCGGCCGTCAACACCTCGGTCGACACCTGGGACCAGAGCGCCGGCGGCACCCTCGTCGAGCAGCGCCTCGTCCGCTGGACCGCCGGACGGATCGGCCTGGACGAGGACACCGCCGACGGCGTCTTCACCAGCGGCGGGACCCAGTCCAACCTGCAGGGTCTGCTTCTCGCCCGCGGTGAGGCGGCGCGGCGCACCGGGTCCACCGATCTCACCCGGATGCGGGTGCTCGCGACCGAGCACAGCCACTTCAGCGTCATCAAGTCGGCGCGGATCATGGGTCTGCACCCCAGCGCCGTCATCCCCGTCCCCACGGGAGCGACCGGCGGCATGTCGCTCGTCGCGCTGCGCACCCAGCTCGAGGCCATCCGCGAGCGCGGCGAGATCGCCATGGCCGTCGTCGCGACCGCCGGCACCACCGACCTCGGGGTGATCGACCCGCTCCCCGGCATCGCCGACCTCGCGGCCGAGTACGGCGCCTGGCTGCACGTCGACGCCGCCTACGGAGGGGGCCTGCTGCTCTCCCTTCGCCGCCGCCACCTGCTCGACGGCATCGAGCGCGCGGACTCGGTGACCGTCGACTTCCACAAGACCTTCTTCCAGCCGGTCAGCTCGAGCGCGATCATCGTGCGTGACGCCGTCACGCTCGCCCACGTGACGCACCACGCGGACTACCTCAACCCCCGCACCGCCGTCACCCCCAACCAGGTGGACAAGTCGCTGCAGACGACCCGCCGGTTCGACGCGCTCAAGCTGTGGATGACCCTGCGCGTCACCGGCGCGGACGCCGTCGGCGAGATGTTCGACGAGGTCATCGACCGCGCGCATCAGATGTGGGAGGTGCTCGTCGACGACGCGCGATTCGAGGTCGCGGCCGAGCCGATGCTCAGCACCGTCCTGCTCCGGTATCGGCCCGAGGGGGTGAGTGCGGCGGAGGCGGACTCGCTCAACCCGCTCATCCGGCAGGCGCTCCTCGACCGGGGCGATGTCATGGTCGCCGGCACGGTCATCGACGGGCGAGCCTGGCTGAAGTTCACCCTGCTCAACCCCGACACCTCGCTGGAGCACCTGAGGGGCATCCTCGAGACGATCGCCGCGACGGGCGACCAGCTGCTACCGGCGCTTCGGGATGCGGCCCTTCGAGACGGCGCTGGCGCGCCTCCTCAGGGACCGGATGTCCTTGACGAGCTGCGGCTGCCCTTCGAGACGCTCGCTGCGCGAGCTCCTCAGGGCACGGGAGCGGGGGTGACGCGATGA
- a CDS encoding IS110 family transposase → MQSATSTTLPETPLNDVTAGIDWAVDDHAACIVDGRGREIARVMVEHTTTGLRDLVIFLAKHGVDEVAIERPDGPIIDVLLEAELTVVVISPNQVKNLRGRYGSAGNKDDRFDAFVLADTLRTDRARLRRLEPDTQATTALRRACRTRKDLVAHRVAAANQLRAHLSIVFPGAVGLFADLDSEISLAFIARFDTQERADWLSPARLGKWLASVGYSGRTDPAVLHAHLTQAPRGLTGPAATAEAGSTHAMIALLTTLVEQIKILGRQIGDQLDAHADGHIFTSLPRSGRVRAARLLAEIGDCRAKYPTPESLACLAGVAPSTRQSGKMRVVGFRWACDKQLRDAVTDFAGGSRHANLWAADLYDRSRARGHDHAHAVRILARAWLYVIWHCWQDNAAYDPDKHHALQRVLTNRRATQNQAA, encoded by the coding sequence ATGCAGTCTGCCACCAGCACCACCCTGCCCGAAACCCCACTCAACGACGTCACGGCCGGCATCGATTGGGCCGTGGATGACCACGCCGCGTGCATCGTCGACGGCCGCGGCCGCGAAATAGCGCGCGTCATGGTCGAACACACCACGACCGGCCTGCGCGACCTGGTCATCTTCCTGGCCAAGCACGGCGTCGATGAGGTCGCCATCGAACGACCCGACGGGCCGATCATCGACGTCCTCCTCGAGGCCGAACTGACGGTGGTGGTGATCAGCCCCAACCAGGTCAAGAACCTGCGCGGCCGGTACGGCTCGGCCGGCAACAAGGACGACCGCTTCGACGCGTTCGTGCTCGCCGACACCCTGCGCACCGACCGGGCCCGGCTGCGCCGACTGGAGCCGGACACCCAGGCCACCACGGCGCTGCGCCGCGCCTGCCGCACCCGCAAGGACCTCGTGGCCCACCGGGTCGCCGCCGCCAACCAGCTGCGCGCCCACCTGAGCATCGTCTTCCCCGGCGCGGTGGGCCTGTTCGCCGACCTCGACTCCGAGATCAGCCTGGCCTTCATCGCCCGCTTCGATACCCAAGAGCGCGCCGACTGGCTCTCTCCCGCCCGGCTGGGCAAGTGGCTGGCCTCGGTCGGCTACAGCGGCCGCACCGACCCTGCCGTGCTCCACGCCCACCTGACCCAGGCACCCAGGGGCCTGACCGGCCCGGCGGCCACCGCCGAGGCCGGCAGCACCCACGCGATGATCGCGCTGCTGACGACCCTGGTCGAGCAGATCAAGATCCTGGGCCGCCAGATCGGCGACCAGCTCGACGCCCACGCCGACGGGCACATCTTCACCAGCCTGCCCCGCTCCGGACGCGTACGCGCCGCCCGGCTGCTGGCCGAGATCGGCGACTGCCGCGCCAAGTACCCCACCCCCGAATCCCTGGCCTGCCTGGCCGGCGTCGCGCCCTCGACCCGACAATCCGGCAAGATGCGCGTCGTCGGCTTCCGCTGGGCCTGCGACAAGCAACTGCGCGACGCCGTCACCGACTTCGCCGGCGGCAGCCGACACGCCAACCTCTGGGCCGCCGACCTCTACGACCGGTCCCGAGCCCGCGGACACGATCACGCCCACGCCGTGCGCATCCTCGCCCGCGCCTGGCTCTACGTCATCTGGCACTGCTGGCAAGACAACGCTGCCTACGACCCCGACAAGCACCACGCGCTCCAACGCGTCCTGACCAACCGACGAGCCACCCAAAACCAGGCGGCTTGA